The proteins below are encoded in one region of Oncorhynchus kisutch isolate 150728-3 linkage group LG14, Okis_V2, whole genome shotgun sequence:
- the LOC116353274 gene encoding isthmin-2-like: MISSNSTTLAAQHCCYDDHAKLITRGKGAGAPNLISTEFSPELHYKVDVLPWILCNGDWSRFHSVRPPNNGLLCPDNPHEEVHQAQLEEAREY, translated from the coding sequence ATGATCTCCTCCAATAGCACCACCCTGGCCGCGCAACACTGTTGCTACGACGACCACGCGAAGCTTATCACGCGGGGTAAAGGGGCGGGCGCTCCGAACCTCATCAGTACTGAGTTCTCGCCGGAGCTGCATTACAAAGTGGACGTGCTGCCCTGGATCCTGTGTAACGGGGACTGGAGCCGCTTCCACTCGGTGAGGCCACCCAACAACGGGCTGCTGTGTCCCGACAACCCACACGAGGAGGTGCATCAGGCTCAACTGGAGGAGGCCAGGGAGTACTGA